Proteins from a genomic interval of Nocardia sp. BMG51109:
- a CDS encoding MFS transporter codes for MLDNPATTTQYPVTKRAFGLPILVLSGLNLMVILDGTIVILALPRLQEQMGLSSSGSAWTVTAYGLTFAGLMLLGGRLGDLFGRKRVLIIGVLIFTAASLACGLAQNEAMLIASRAVQGLGGAIAAPSAMALVVSTYAPGSVRNQAIAVFASMQAVGSVGGLVVGGALTQLDWRLVFLINVPIGVFIVLGAVMVLRDTAQHRLALDVPGSVLGTAACVAVVFGATEGPAMGWTSPWIIGSLVAGLLLLVAFVLVERTAENPVLPLSLFRHRDRSVTFVALLLGSGVLAGMTYFVAQFLQNVIGYSPLVAGVASIPFTLGAGVGTAVASKGAMVVKPRWLLAVSAAILSASGIYGSTLDGGVSYAPTLLILLVGAGLGVGVVIVVAPLCLLVGVPATEVGPLSAIGQMIFNLGTPLAIGILSPIAASRTLALGGRTGRAADMSPSDISALSSGYTLVLLVCGIGAAIVGVIALSLRYTPQELAQAQQAEKQAQQN; via the coding sequence GTGCTCGACAACCCCGCTACGACGACGCAATATCCGGTGACGAAGCGGGCCTTCGGGTTGCCGATTCTGGTGCTCAGCGGATTGAACCTGATGGTCATTCTCGACGGCACCATCGTGATTCTGGCGCTGCCCCGTCTGCAGGAACAGATGGGCCTGTCGAGTTCGGGCAGCGCATGGACGGTTACCGCGTACGGGCTGACGTTCGCCGGTTTGATGCTGCTCGGCGGGCGGCTCGGGGATCTGTTCGGCCGCAAGCGCGTTCTCATCATCGGCGTTCTGATATTCACGGCGGCGTCGCTGGCCTGTGGGCTCGCGCAGAACGAGGCGATGCTCATCGCGTCCCGCGCCGTTCAGGGCCTCGGCGGCGCGATTGCCGCCCCGTCGGCAATGGCGCTGGTCGTGAGCACCTATGCGCCCGGCTCCGTGCGCAATCAAGCCATTGCGGTCTTCGCCTCGATGCAGGCCGTCGGGTCGGTCGGCGGATTGGTCGTCGGCGGCGCCCTGACTCAGCTGGATTGGCGCCTGGTCTTTCTGATCAATGTCCCCATCGGTGTATTCATCGTGCTCGGTGCGGTGATGGTGCTTCGGGATACGGCACAGCACCGTTTGGCGCTCGACGTTCCGGGATCGGTGCTGGGCACCGCGGCATGCGTCGCGGTTGTGTTCGGTGCCACCGAAGGGCCCGCCATGGGGTGGACCAGCCCGTGGATTATCGGCTCCCTCGTCGCGGGCCTGCTGCTACTGGTGGCTTTCGTCCTGGTGGAACGCACCGCCGAGAATCCGGTGCTGCCGCTGTCGCTGTTCCGTCACCGGGATCGGTCCGTCACGTTCGTGGCACTGCTGCTCGGTTCGGGCGTCCTTGCCGGGATGACGTATTTCGTCGCGCAGTTCCTGCAGAATGTCATCGGCTACAGCCCACTGGTGGCGGGTGTCGCGTCGATCCCGTTCACGCTCGGTGCCGGCGTCGGCACCGCCGTGGCCTCCAAGGGGGCCATGGTCGTCAAACCGCGATGGCTGCTGGCGGTTTCCGCGGCAATTCTGTCCGCGTCCGGAATCTACGGCTCGACCCTCGACGGCGGCGTGAGCTATGCGCCGACGCTGCTCATCCTGCTCGTGGGTGCGGGACTCGGTGTCGGCGTCGTGATCGTGGTGGCGCCGCTGTGCCTGCTGGTCGGCGTTCCGGCCACGGAGGTCGGTCCGCTGTCGGCGATCGGGCAGATGATCTTCAATCTGGGTACGCCGCTCGCGATCGGCATCCTCAGCCCGATCGCCGCGTCCCGCACGCTGGCGCTGGGCGGCCGTACCGGTCGCGCCGCGGATATGAGCCCGAGCGATATCTCGGCGCTCAGCAGCGGTTACACCCTGGTGCTGCTGGTCTGCGGGATCGGCGCGGCCATCGTCGGCGTGATCGCCCTCAGCCTGCGCTACACCCCGCAGGAACTCGCCCAGGCGCAGCAGGCGGAGAAGCAGGCTCAGCAGAACTGA
- the cobA gene encoding uroporphyrinogen-III C-methyltransferase: MPNTPADPHAGDPNYLVGLDLAGRRVVVVGGGSVAQRRLGLLISSGADVHVISRTVTPAVEGMASSGQVTLQLREYADGDLDGAWYAIACTDEPDTNAAVVDEATRRRIFCVRADIARLGTAVTPATARYDGMTLGVLAGGQHRRSAAVRTALLEALQSGLVTDDSAPPVPGVALVGGGPGDPDLITVRGRRLLAQANLVVADRLAPPELLAELGPDVEVIDAAKIPYGRAMAQDAINAALVEGAKAGKFVVRLKGGDPYVFGRGYEEVEACAAAGVPVTVVPGVTSAISVPALAGIPVTHRGVTHEFVVVSGHIAPGHPDSLVDWPALARLRGTLVLLMAVERIEQFADALVAGGRPADTPVTVVQEGSLRTERILRADLATAAERVRAEGIRPPAIIVIGPTADFTAGAPDAAETSAIG; the protein is encoded by the coding sequence GTGCCGAATACGCCAGCCGACCCGCATGCCGGGGATCCGAACTACTTGGTCGGGCTCGATCTCGCCGGACGCCGCGTCGTCGTCGTGGGTGGTGGCAGCGTCGCCCAGCGCCGGCTCGGGCTGCTCATCTCGTCCGGTGCGGACGTCCATGTGATCAGCCGTACCGTCACGCCGGCCGTCGAGGGGATGGCGAGTTCCGGACAGGTGACGCTGCAACTGCGCGAGTACGCCGACGGCGATCTCGACGGCGCCTGGTATGCCATCGCCTGCACCGACGAGCCCGACACCAACGCGGCGGTGGTCGACGAGGCCACCCGCCGCCGCATCTTCTGCGTGCGCGCCGACATCGCCCGGCTGGGCACCGCCGTCACCCCCGCCACCGCCCGCTACGACGGGATGACGCTGGGCGTACTGGCGGGCGGCCAGCATCGCCGGTCGGCGGCGGTGCGGACGGCGCTGCTCGAGGCGCTGCAGTCCGGGCTCGTGACCGACGATTCCGCCCCGCCCGTCCCCGGCGTCGCCCTGGTGGGCGGCGGCCCGGGCGATCCGGACCTGATCACCGTGCGCGGCCGGCGGTTGCTGGCGCAGGCGAACCTCGTCGTCGCCGACCGGCTCGCCCCGCCGGAACTGCTCGCCGAACTCGGCCCGGATGTCGAGGTGATCGACGCCGCGAAGATCCCGTACGGCCGGGCGATGGCGCAGGACGCCATCAACGCCGCACTCGTGGAGGGCGCCAAGGCGGGCAAGTTCGTGGTGCGGCTCAAGGGCGGCGACCCGTACGTGTTCGGGCGCGGCTACGAGGAAGTGGAGGCATGCGCGGCCGCCGGGGTGCCGGTGACGGTGGTGCCCGGCGTCACCAGCGCCATCTCCGTGCCCGCGCTCGCCGGAATCCCCGTCACGCACCGGGGCGTCACCCACGAATTCGTGGTGGTCAGCGGTCACATCGCGCCCGGCCATCCGGATTCGCTGGTCGACTGGCCCGCCCTGGCCCGGCTGCGCGGCACCCTCGTCCTGCTCATGGCGGTGGAGCGGATCGAGCAGTTCGCCGACGCCCTGGTGGCCGGCGGCCGGCCCGCCGACACCCCGGTCACGGTCGTGCAGGAAGGCAGCCTGCGCACCGAGCGCATCCTGCGCGCCGACCTCGCCACCGCCGCCGAGCGCGTGCGCGCCGAGGGCATCCGGCCCCCGGCCATCATCGTGATCGGTCCCACGGCGGATTTCACCGCGGGCGCTCCCGACGCGGCGGAGACCTCCGCGATCGGCTGA
- a CDS encoding alpha/beta hydrolase: MRRALFRILVMLSALTLAAAGTAHAGEPYRPTGAIEAEFSQRGPWAVTAQTHFGCCDTTGAAYDIWYPTDLGAHGVRHPIVTWGIGTNSEPHRYAYLLEHLASWGFVVIATENRNTGSGVDIAGAARYLVDAAADPASPFHDRLDTGAIGAMGHSQGGSGALNAMADSEGLIDTAVPIELPAQAFCSGASCADTARLRSGSVLFVNGADDALISPSNQPPWQPQGLQSNRAYYDATPPPVTKAWGTLVRANHNDPQGAPDCAHASAPCSTGVYGYLGYPTAWLVAQLWGCDHARRAFEPGSGEFYRPNPNWANQIGATAR; encoded by the coding sequence ATGCGACGAGCCCTGTTCCGGATTCTGGTGATGCTCAGCGCGCTGACCCTGGCCGCGGCGGGGACCGCGCACGCCGGCGAGCCGTATCGCCCGACCGGTGCGATCGAGGCGGAATTCTCGCAGCGCGGCCCGTGGGCGGTCACCGCACAGACCCACTTCGGCTGCTGCGACACCACCGGCGCCGCCTACGACATCTGGTACCCGACCGATCTGGGCGCGCACGGCGTCCGCCATCCGATCGTCACCTGGGGCATCGGCACCAACTCCGAACCGCACCGGTACGCGTACCTGCTGGAACACCTGGCGTCCTGGGGGTTCGTGGTGATCGCCACCGAGAATCGCAACACCGGCTCGGGCGTCGACATCGCCGGTGCGGCACGGTATCTCGTCGACGCCGCCGCCGATCCGGCCAGTCCGTTCCACGACCGGCTCGACACCGGCGCGATCGGCGCGATGGGCCACTCGCAGGGCGGCAGCGGCGCGCTCAACGCCATGGCGGACTCGGAGGGGCTGATCGACACCGCGGTGCCGATCGAGCTTCCGGCGCAGGCGTTCTGCAGCGGGGCGAGCTGTGCCGATACCGCCAGGCTGCGCTCCGGCTCGGTGCTGTTCGTCAACGGCGCCGACGACGCGCTGATCTCGCCGTCGAATCAGCCGCCGTGGCAACCGCAAGGGCTGCAATCGAATCGGGCCTACTACGACGCCACGCCGCCGCCGGTGACCAAGGCGTGGGGAACGCTGGTGCGGGCCAACCACAACGACCCGCAGGGCGCCCCCGACTGCGCCCACGCCTCGGCGCCGTGCAGCACCGGCGTCTACGGCTATCTCGGTTATCCCACCGCCTGGCTGGTCGCGCAGCTGTGGGGCTGCGACCACGCGCGCCGGGCGTTCGAACCCGGATCGGGCGAGTTCTACCGGCCGAACCCGAACTGGGCCAATCAGATCGGCGCGACGGCACGGTAG
- a CDS encoding phosphotransferase family protein yields the protein MPTDPDPGQRHQLTTSARDLDELGERLARWLGARLGTATPPLITDLNRPETGGLSSCSVLFDATWQADGRPEQASYVARMAPEADSFPVFRTYDLAMQYSVMAGVAAHTDVPVPPLCWLETDESVLGTPFFVMRRVEGRIPEDNPPYVFVGWVFDATPEERLRLTHNTVDIIAKIHALPDPAAKFPLLTRPAAGSALRHHVDGQRAWYRWALADDGYRIPLLERGFDWLEEHWPADPAPDVLSWGDARPGNIIYQGFEPVAVLDWEMAALGPRELDLAWIVFIHRFFQDIATRFGQPGLPDYLRRDDIVDRYQQITGYTVRDLDWYLVYAALRHGIVMARIKRRMIHFGEDTDTDDRDDYIMHRPSLEALLAGTYDWDRPLREQD from the coding sequence ATGCCGACCGACCCCGATCCCGGACAGCGGCACCAGCTGACCACCAGCGCCCGCGACCTCGACGAACTCGGCGAGCGGCTCGCGCGCTGGCTCGGCGCCCGCCTGGGCACCGCGACCCCGCCGCTGATCACCGACCTGAACCGTCCGGAGACCGGCGGCCTGTCCAGCTGCTCCGTCCTGTTCGATGCGACGTGGCAGGCGGACGGGCGGCCCGAGCAGGCGTCCTATGTGGCGCGCATGGCGCCCGAGGCCGATTCCTTCCCGGTGTTCCGGACCTACGACCTCGCCATGCAGTACTCGGTGATGGCGGGCGTGGCCGCGCACACCGACGTCCCGGTGCCGCCGCTGTGCTGGCTGGAGACCGACGAATCGGTGCTCGGCACGCCGTTCTTCGTGATGCGCCGGGTGGAGGGGCGGATCCCCGAGGACAATCCGCCGTACGTGTTCGTGGGCTGGGTGTTCGACGCCACGCCCGAGGAGCGGTTGCGGTTGACCCACAACACCGTCGACATCATCGCGAAGATCCACGCCCTCCCCGATCCGGCGGCGAAGTTCCCCCTGCTGACCCGGCCCGCGGCCGGTTCGGCGCTGCGCCACCACGTCGACGGGCAGCGGGCCTGGTACCGGTGGGCGCTGGCCGACGACGGATACCGAATTCCGCTGCTGGAGCGGGGCTTCGACTGGCTGGAGGAGCACTGGCCGGCCGATCCGGCGCCGGACGTGCTCAGCTGGGGCGACGCCCGGCCCGGCAACATCATCTATCAGGGCTTCGAGCCGGTGGCCGTACTCGACTGGGAGATGGCGGCATTGGGGCCGCGCGAACTCGACCTCGCGTGGATCGTGTTCATCCACCGCTTCTTCCAGGACATCGCCACCCGGTTCGGGCAGCCCGGCCTGCCCGACTATCTGCGGCGCGACGACATCGTGGACCGCTACCAGCAGATCACCGGATACACCGTGCGCGACCTGGATTGGTATCTGGTCTACGCCGCGCTGCGGCACGGCATCGTGATGGCCCGCATCAAGCGCCGGATGATCCACTTCGGCGAGGACACCGACACCGACGACCGCGACGACTACATCATGCACCGGCCGAGCCTGGAGGCCCTGCTGGCCGGCACCTACGACTGGGATCGACCTCTCAGGGAACAGGATTGA
- a CDS encoding PPOX class F420-dependent oxidoreductase produces the protein MTVEFSDELKKHLDNTKVFATMATIGRDGQPHLTVNWIERDGDELQYSTTVSRQQYKNLVRDPRITVAINPPDNPYVYAEIRGTVTLTPDATEELPDRLSLKYTGKRYADFNPDSANDAERVIVRITPTKVLGRF, from the coding sequence GTGACAGTCGAATTCTCCGATGAGCTGAAGAAGCATCTGGACAACACCAAGGTCTTCGCCACGATGGCCACCATCGGCCGCGACGGCCAGCCGCATCTCACCGTCAACTGGATCGAACGCGACGGCGACGAGTTGCAGTACTCCACGACCGTGTCCCGGCAGCAGTACAAGAACCTGGTGCGCGATCCGCGCATCACGGTGGCGATCAACCCGCCCGACAATCCCTACGTGTACGCCGAGATCCGCGGCACGGTCACCCTCACCCCGGACGCCACCGAGGAACTGCCGGACCGCCTGTCGCTGAAGTACACCGGCAAGCGCTACGCCGACTTCAACCCGGACTCGGCCAACGACGCCGAGCGCGTCATCGTGCGCATCACGCCGACGAAGGTGCTCGGGCGCTTCTGA